In Dyadobacter sp. CECT 9275, the following proteins share a genomic window:
- a CDS encoding type IX secretion system plug protein, whose translation MRSVLIILIVFCYTSSRAQQAPVLFEDHIYNPNIATVLLYPAINDPENPKRLLSPPVIPLLSQVPLVLEFDDLSGRSVGYRAKIFHCNADWKKSNLNDIEFTFEFNDYPLIDRTQSFSTKVPYVHYSFEIPRLKLSGNYLVVIYDDDRKPVLSRRFMLYDTKVNITAQARFSQGIQQQFSDQQIDFKIDYKGLPLNAPQSDLKVVMRKNFRWDQIRTGFKPTNVRPFDQLLEYNFFDLENTFPGGNEFRYFDSRTTAARGYGIQALEKTQDFTRLLLFPDKFRADNGYLQIDDFNGQYVIDHRESGRGSIEADYTPVLFTLKTEEDPGLTYYANGAFNLWQLNERNKMTYNPDLKVYEVEIMIKQGVINYDYVAVNNTDQKSDEAYVEGNYATTENDFDILVYYRPPAGRSDLLIGYRTVEWNRRR comes from the coding sequence GCGAAGCGTTCTGATCATCCTGATCGTTTTTTGTTACACTTCATCACGTGCCCAGCAAGCACCGGTGTTGTTTGAAGATCATATTTATAATCCCAACATAGCGACTGTACTGCTTTATCCGGCCATAAATGACCCTGAAAACCCCAAAAGACTTTTGAGCCCTCCTGTCATTCCTCTGCTGAGCCAGGTACCTCTTGTCCTGGAATTTGATGATCTGTCGGGCAGATCTGTCGGGTACCGTGCCAAGATTTTCCACTGTAACGCCGATTGGAAGAAATCCAATCTTAATGATATAGAGTTCACCTTTGAATTTAATGATTACCCGCTGATCGACAGGACCCAGTCTTTCAGCACCAAGGTACCCTATGTGCACTACAGCTTTGAAATACCGAGGTTGAAGCTTTCAGGAAATTACCTGGTGGTTATTTATGACGATGACAGAAAACCAGTTTTAAGCCGTCGGTTCATGCTTTATGATACCAAAGTAAATATCACTGCACAAGCGCGTTTTTCGCAGGGCATTCAACAGCAGTTCTCCGACCAGCAGATCGATTTCAAGATTGATTACAAAGGTTTGCCCCTGAACGCTCCGCAGTCAGATCTGAAAGTGGTGATGAGAAAAAATTTCAGATGGGATCAGATCCGTACAGGTTTCAAGCCCACCAACGTACGACCTTTTGACCAGTTGCTTGAATATAATTTCTTTGACCTCGAAAACACATTTCCCGGAGGAAACGAATTCCGGTATTTCGATAGCCGGACCACCGCTGCAAGGGGGTATGGTATTCAGGCACTGGAAAAAACCCAGGATTTCACACGCCTCCTGCTTTTCCCGGATAAATTCAGGGCTGATAATGGCTATTTGCAGATTGATGATTTTAACGGTCAGTATGTGATAGATCACCGGGAGTCTGGCAGGGGAAGTATTGAGGCCGACTACACACCGGTACTTTTTACTTTGAAAACCGAAGAAGATCCCGGCCTCACCTACTATGCCAACGGAGCTTTCAATCTGTGGCAGCTGAACGAGCGGAATAAAATGACTTATAACCCGGATTTGAAGGTGTATGAAGTTGAAATAATGATCAAACAGGGTGTTATTAATTACGATTACGTAGCCGTTAACAATACTGACCAGAAATCGGACGAAGCT